One region of Fusobacterium periodonticum 1_1_41FAA genomic DNA includes:
- a CDS encoding DEAD/DEAH box helicase, with protein sequence MKLYKYQQELIDNSHKNYIYPLDTGTGKTIISINHYWKHAQGKKLLIVAPAQKVREGGWDREINKFKTYNKIDNIDYKVISYHKLADAKVDKDTFIIFDECHYIKNYKGTQRSRFALTHSRQADGFCLLSATPASNGYQDLGNYFSIFGFYSSGYKYEKEFAVKQFNNIGFWEIKHWKNTDKIDEMWKSISSKALMKEDCVDLPPLVFEEKYFDAGKEYIAIKKDRYWNGILYDNTSKVIAGLRQSAGIKDKLEYLKEFRANTDANILIFYNFNREAKEIKKIMKVDYEVSGAVSNIPKFDDYDTLKGKTTLVQIQAGGAGIELQYNTEVIFFSPTWSYQDYSQALGRAYRIGQKNKVTVYKYIGNRTIEECVYARLDEKKDFAEKLLTDEDLGGNFDDK encoded by the coding sequence ATGAAATTATATAAATATCAACAAGAATTAATAGATAATAGTCACAAAAACTACATATACCCGCTAGATACAGGAACAGGTAAAACTATCATAAGTATTAATCACTACTGGAAACACGCACAAGGTAAGAAATTGTTGATAGTTGCACCAGCACAAAAAGTACGTGAAGGTGGCTGGGATAGAGAAATAAATAAATTTAAGACTTATAACAAAATAGATAATATAGATTATAAAGTTATTAGTTATCATAAGTTAGCAGACGCAAAAGTAGATAAAGACACGTTCATTATTTTCGATGAGTGCCATTACATAAAAAATTACAAAGGTACACAAAGAAGTAGATTTGCTCTAACTCATAGTAGACAAGCAGACGGATTTTGTTTATTGAGTGCAACACCTGCTTCTAATGGTTATCAAGATTTAGGAAATTACTTTAGTATCTTCGGGTTTTATTCTAGCGGATACAAATATGAAAAAGAGTTTGCAGTAAAGCAATTTAACAATATTGGGTTTTGGGAGATAAAACACTGGAAAAATACAGATAAAATAGACGAAATGTGGAAATCAATTTCTAGTAAAGCATTAATGAAAGAGGATTGTGTGGATTTACCACCATTAGTTTTTGAGGAGAAATATTTTGACGCAGGAAAAGAATATATTGCTATAAAAAAAGATAGATATTGGAATGGAATTTTATATGATAACACAAGTAAAGTTATAGCAGGACTTAGACAAAGTGCAGGAATTAAAGATAAATTAGAGTACCTTAAAGAGTTTAGAGCCAATACAGACGCAAACATACTAATTTTCTATAATTTTAACAGAGAGGCAAAAGAGATTAAAAAGATAATGAAAGTTGATTATGAGGTTAGTGGAGCAGTATCAAACATACCTAAGTTTGACGATTATGATACACTTAAAGGCAAGACAACCTTAGTACAAATCCAAGCAGGTGGAGCTGGAATAGAGTTGCAATATAACACAGAAGTAATATTCTTTAGCCCTACGTGGAGTTATCAGGATTATTCACAAGCCTTGGGACGTGCTTATCGTATAGGACAAAAGAACAAAGTAACAGTTTATAAGTACATAGGAAATAGAACCATAGAAGAATGTGTTTATGCTAGGTTAGATGAGAAAAAAGATTTTGCTGAGAAACTACTAACTGATGAAGACTTAGGAGGTAATTTTGATGATAAATAA
- a CDS encoding ORF6N domain-containing protein, producing MLVKINNNDVMVKEFQGQRVVTAWDIAKVHEREVNDVTKNFNNNRSKFILGEDYFLINRTEISERKISIQEFIPNNVKEIPLFTESGYLMLVKTFTDDLSWKVQRELVKGYFIAKEVIKPLTPAEQLLAQAKVMVDMENRLNILEKNNARLENHLRRTITNEYFTVIGYANFRGINANTYNSSVIGRKASKICKDCGLAIGKVIDSKYGTINTYPLDVLDEIFALIN from the coding sequence ATGCTAGTAAAAATTAATAATAATGATGTGATGGTTAAGGAATTTCAAGGACAAAGAGTAGTGACAGCGTGGGATATAGCAAAGGTACACGAAAGAGAAGTAAATGATGTTACTAAAAATTTTAATAATAATAGAAGCAAATTTATTTTAGGAGAAGATTATTTCTTAATAAATAGAACAGAAATCTCTGAACGTAAAATTTCCATTCAGGAATTTATCCCTAATAATGTTAAAGAAATACCATTATTTACAGAAAGTGGTTATCTAATGTTAGTAAAAACATTTACAGATGATTTAAGTTGGAAAGTGCAAAGAGAATTAGTAAAAGGGTATTTTATAGCAAAAGAAGTTATTAAACCATTGACACCAGCTGAGCAGTTATTAGCACAAGCAAAAGTTATGGTTGATATGGAAAATAGACTAAACATATTAGAAAAAAATAATGCTAGACTTGAAAACCATTTAAGAAGAACAATCACAAATGAATATTTTACAGTTATTGGATACGCCAACTTTAGAGGCATAAATGCCAATACTTATAATAGTAGTGTTATTGGAAGAAAAGCAAGTAAAATTTGTAAGGATTGTGGTTTAGCAATAGGAAAAGTAATAGATAGTAAGTACGGAACAATAAATACATATCCGTTAGATGTATTAGATGAGATTTTTGCATTAATAAATTAA
- a CDS encoding terminase large subunit has product MAKDRTTAYAKLVVSGKKITGRKEYLACKRHLDDLKKKKFEYKFDVEEAEFAIDFANNLTMKDGKQLKTRGFQEFIIGSLHGWKKKKTGDRRFREAYLQVGRRNGKSFLSGIESTLFSSMIGVKERIFCAATKQDQANIVWDEVRNFIESDRELTELYVVKEHDRTIKSSLTGSVIKALSKDTKGMDGFGNVLAICDELHAHPNNQIYKLLFDGQADVDNALTLAITTAGFNLNSFCYEHYKFCEKILEGVIEKDTLFIFICEMDADDDIWDWKNWLKSNPYFLYEEDGITPNKKKIDLFKQKAIDAKEKGGAELVNFLTKQLNRWVTTGSGQYINLEKLKECESDLTLEDMKGKDCYLGFDLSKGGDLTSIALVFPLENEKIYVYSHSFMPELRLEEHKKTDDVPYQIWVKKGLMTLTTGAFGMKTDYKYIISHLKEIIDKYELNVLECGYDAHNAGSFLADLDFLGCDLTEVKQSAKSLNDATVDFALSVEALQVMYDKKNELLRWSLANATTTSNSFGEKKIDKQSQKNRIDPVDAVLDAWKIMLLNKEEIINNDELVDNWLKVFTKGG; this is encoded by the coding sequence ATGGCTAAGGATAGAACGACTGCTTATGCTAAATTAGTTGTAAGTGGTAAGAAAATAACAGGGAGAAAAGAGTATTTAGCTTGTAAAAGACACCTTGACGACCTTAAAAAAAAGAAATTTGAATATAAATTTGATGTTGAAGAAGCAGAATTTGCTATTGATTTTGCTAATAATTTAACAATGAAAGATGGTAAACAATTAAAGACAAGGGGTTTTCAAGAGTTTATTATTGGTAGTTTGCACGGGTGGAAAAAGAAAAAAACTGGAGATAGGCGTTTTAGAGAGGCTTATTTACAGGTTGGAAGAAGAAACGGAAAAAGTTTTTTAAGTGGAATTGAAAGTACATTATTTAGTTCTATGATTGGTGTTAAAGAGCGTATATTTTGTGCGGCGACTAAACAAGACCAAGCTAACATCGTATGGGACGAAGTAAGGAATTTCATTGAAAGTGATAGAGAGTTGACTGAATTATATGTCGTTAAAGAACACGATAGAACGATTAAGAGTTCACTTACAGGTAGTGTTATAAAAGCATTATCTAAAGATACAAAAGGAATGGATGGGTTTGGTAATGTACTTGCTATATGTGATGAGCTACATGCACACCCAAACAACCAAATATATAAATTGCTATTTGACGGACAAGCTGACGTTGATAATGCTTTAACTTTGGCTATAACTACAGCAGGATTTAACCTGAATAGTTTTTGCTACGAGCATTATAAATTTTGTGAAAAGATTTTAGAGGGTGTTATTGAAAAAGACACTCTTTTTATTTTTATCTGTGAAATGGACGCAGATGATGATATATGGGATTGGAAAAACTGGTTAAAATCTAATCCATATTTCCTGTATGAAGAAGACGGAATAACACCAAATAAAAAGAAAATAGATTTATTCAAGCAAAAAGCAATAGACGCTAAAGAAAAAGGTGGTGCTGAGTTAGTAAATTTCCTAACAAAACAATTAAATCGTTGGGTAACAACAGGCTCAGGACAATATATAAATCTCGAAAAACTAAAAGAATGTGAAAGCGATTTGACACTTGAGGATATGAAAGGAAAGGACTGTTATTTAGGTTTTGACTTATCTAAAGGTGGAGATTTAACAAGTATTGCATTAGTTTTTCCACTTGAAAATGAAAAGATTTATGTGTATAGCCATTCTTTTATGCCTGAGTTGAGGTTAGAAGAACACAAAAAGACTGATGATGTGCCATATCAAATATGGGTTAAAAAAGGCTTAATGACTTTGACTACTGGTGCTTTTGGAATGAAAACAGATTACAAGTACATTATATCTCATTTAAAAGAGATTATTGATAAATATGAATTGAATGTACTTGAATGTGGATACGACGCTCATAATGCAGGAAGTTTTTTAGCTGATTTAGACTTTTTAGGTTGTGATTTGACTGAGGTTAAACAATCAGCTAAGTCTTTAAATGACGCAACTGTCGATTTTGCTTTATCTGTTGAAGCATTACAAGTTATGTATGACAAGAAAAATGAATTGTTGAGGTGGAGTTTAGCAAATGCAACAACTACATCTAATAGTTTTGGTGAGAAAAAGATTGATAAACAATCACAAAAAAACAGAATTGACCCAGTGGACGCTGTGTTGGACGCTTGGAAAATAATGTTATTGAATAAAGAAGAAATTATAAATAATGACGAATTGGTTGACAATTGGTTGAAAGTATTTACGAAAGGAGGGTAG
- a CDS encoding VRR-NUC domain-containing protein, whose translation MKDNNVKNKDIKELKEKAVENKIKKWLKDKGYWFFKVHGSIFQPSGIPDILACIDGKFVAIEVKRTKGGVVSPLQKAQIAKIKENGGIAGVASSMEEFLEILKEGKLL comes from the coding sequence GTGAAAGATAACAATGTGAAAAATAAGGATATAAAAGAACTAAAAGAAAAAGCAGTTGAGAACAAAATAAAAAAGTGGTTAAAAGATAAAGGATATTGGTTTTTTAAGGTTCACGGAAGTATATTTCAACCAAGCGGAATACCTGATATTTTGGCTTGTATTGATGGAAAATTTGTAGCGATAGAGGTTAAAAGAACAAAAGGCGGAGTTGTATCACCTTTACAGAAAGCACAAATTGCTAAGATAAAAGAAAATGGTGGAATAGCTGGTGTAGCAAGTAGTATGGAGGAGTTTTTGGAGATTTTGAAAGAGGGTAAATTACTATGA
- a CDS encoding phage terminase small subunit P27 family → MSRRKIIDISTGKIGKEKIQARKEAEKKLKANRDDLIAPEWLTENAKAEFDRVVSECDKINILDNLDLGVLAIYCNAYDGYIETTKKLEVEGLVKKKMTRTGELEFINPLVNVQEKYVKYIMQSSSKLGLATTDRLKLVVPVKEEKPENKFITMLKERQA, encoded by the coding sequence ATGAGTAGAAGAAAAATTATAGATATTAGTACAGGAAAAATAGGTAAAGAAAAGATACAAGCTAGAAAAGAAGCAGAAAAAAAATTAAAAGCAAATAGAGATGACTTAATTGCACCTGAGTGGTTGACTGAGAACGCTAAGGCTGAATTTGATAGAGTCGTTAGTGAATGTGACAAGATTAACATTTTAGATAATTTAGATTTAGGTGTACTTGCTATATATTGTAACGCATATGATGGTTACATAGAAACAACTAAGAAACTTGAAGTTGAGGGGTTGGTTAAGAAGAAAATGACTAGGACTGGTGAATTAGAATTTATTAATCCACTTGTAAACGTGCAAGAGAAATATGTTAAATACATTATGCAATCATCATCTAAGTTAGGTTTAGCAACAACTGATAGACTTAAATTGGTTGTCCCTGTTAAAGAAGAAAAACCTGAAAATAAATTTATCACAATGCTAAAGGAAAGACAAGCATAA
- a CDS encoding helix-turn-helix domain-containing protein, translating to MATKTQEIIAKRLKEKREDSKLTLDDVSKIIGISTVTLHKYENLGILNIPVDKIEQLANLYNTNPSYIMGWSDIDNKSGNSRMDSLDVRVYNRYLNIIRGHERLKQIREHNEFTPLEFATMLDISVDELELLENGEQDIPLNVIKGLENIFHVPKEVWLIGDGISDETRDYIEKIAENQKREKEEFIFNCMLDLLKNDGYDIDIMKQGTAQEYWRITKYELPVDIVNIKKEKLIDISVRVKNYLIDLLKAYEFGYNRILEKRFDKLKF from the coding sequence ATGGCGACAAAAACACAAGAAATTATTGCAAAAAGATTAAAAGAAAAAAGAGAGGATTCTAAATTAACACTAGATGACGTTTCAAAAATAATAGGTATCTCAACAGTTACATTGCATAAATATGAAAATTTAGGGATTTTAAATATACCTGTTGATAAAATTGAACAATTAGCTAATTTATACAATACCAATCCCTCATACATAATGGGGTGGAGTGATATAGATAACAAATCAGGAAATAGCAGAATGGATAGTTTAGATGTTAGAGTATACAATCGTTATTTGAATATTATTAGAGGTCACGAGAGATTAAAACAAATTAGAGAACATAATGAGTTTACACCTTTAGAATTTGCAACTATGTTGGATATAAGTGTTGACGAATTAGAATTATTGGAAAATGGTGAACAAGATATACCTTTAAACGTCATAAAAGGTTTAGAAAATATATTTCACGTACCAAAAGAGGTATGGTTGATTGGTGATGGAATATCTGATGAAACAAGAGATTACATTGAAAAAATAGCTGAAAATCAAAAAAGAGAAAAAGAGGAGTTTATATTTAATTGTATGTTGGATTTATTGAAAAATGATGGCTATGATATAGATATAATGAAACAAGGTACAGCACAAGAATATTGGAGAATTACCAAATACGAATTGCCTGTCGATATAGTGAATATTAAAAAAGAAAAATTGATTGATATATCTGTTAGAGTTAAAAATTATCTTATTGATTTACTTAAAGCATATGAATTTGGATATAATAGAATTTTAGAAAAAAGATTTGATAAATTAAAATTTTAA
- a CDS encoding dUTP diphosphatase, which yields MNRCETNNKCETNNKPENFTDLLNLQKELDKKIINYRPRKLKDIKKSLIAECIEFDEETIDSHKTWKTNKRHKEKELEELTDIWFFVAQLINYACDIGDVTITEVRNLDVFFKTEDYIYFGDTDVLTIINDVRTPRFTYEFLRELVRDLKCLSLNYGYKHNDILDCYWTKWNKNINRINSEWN from the coding sequence ATGAATAGATGTGAAACAAATAATAAATGTGAAACAAATAATAAACCTGAGAATTTTACTGATTTACTAAATTTACAAAAGGAATTAGATAAAAAGATTATAAATTATAGACCTAGAAAACTAAAAGATATTAAGAAAAGTTTGATAGCTGAGTGTATAGAGTTTGACGAAGAAACGATTGATAGTCATAAAACTTGGAAAACCAATAAAAGACATAAAGAAAAAGAACTTGAAGAACTAACAGATATATGGTTTTTTGTAGCACAACTGATTAATTATGCTTGTGATATTGGAGATGTGACTATAACAGAAGTGAGAAATTTAGATGTATTCTTTAAAACAGAGGATTACATTTATTTTGGAGATACAGATGTACTAACTATTATAAATGATGTAAGAACACCTAGATTTACTTATGAGTTTTTGAGAGAGTTGGTGCGTGACTTAAAGTGTTTGAGTTTGAATTATGGTTATAAACACAACGATATATTAGATTGTTATTGGACTAAATGGAACAAGAATATCAACAGAATTAATAGTGAGTGGAATTAA
- a CDS encoding YqaJ viral recombinase family protein has product MINNNVSENITKNRNKYIGGSDIPALFNVSEYKSYYELAKEKAGCLRGVYKGSEYTRYGQLLEPFIRDYVNAIYNLKFRENTAIDDILGLRSNCDGLDKEAGLLLEIKTNGGNRDSVEDYVLQMQLYMYQFDVSKGYLVQYKRPDDFYRGFDYEIHNSDDYFNLEFDENRITIKEIDRDDELIKEILRKAEIFWSDVERLKANPEMSEAEFYFKNEITEYRNTVTKLSRLENELQKLKNIENEAKEQREILYNLMQKYNVKSMETEHLQITRVNPTQALTIDSTKLKEEQPELIEKYSKISNRKGYVRIKCK; this is encoded by the coding sequence ATGATAAATAATAATGTTAGTGAGAACATAACGAAAAACAGAAACAAATACATAGGCGGAAGTGACATTCCTGCTTTATTTAATGTAAGTGAGTACAAAAGCTATTATGAGTTAGCGAAAGAAAAAGCAGGGTGTTTAAGAGGTGTTTACAAAGGTAGTGAATATACTAGGTATGGACAATTACTAGAGCCTTTTATTAGAGATTATGTAAATGCTATCTATAATTTGAAATTTAGAGAAAATACAGCAATAGATGATATTTTAGGATTGAGAAGTAATTGCGATGGTTTAGATAAAGAGGCTGGATTACTATTGGAGATTAAGACTAATGGTGGCAATAGAGATAGCGTAGAGGATTATGTTTTACAAATGCAACTCTATATGTATCAATTCGATGTCAGTAAAGGTTATTTGGTGCAATATAAACGTCCTGACGATTTTTATAGAGGGTTTGATTATGAAATACATAATAGCGATGATTATTTCAATTTAGAATTTGATGAGAATAGAATAACAATAAAAGAAATAGATAGAGATGACGAACTAATTAAAGAAATATTAAGAAAAGCAGAAATATTTTGGAGTGACGTTGAGAGATTAAAAGCTAATCCTGAGATGAGTGAGGCTGAGTTTTACTTTAAAAATGAAATAACAGAATACAGAAACACAGTAACAAAATTGAGTAGATTGGAAAATGAATTACAAAAGTTAAAAAATATAGAAAATGAGGCTAAAGAGCAAAGAGAGATTTTATATAATTTAATGCAAAAATATAATGTAAAGTCGATGGAAACAGAGCATTTACAAATAACGAGAGTAAATCCTACTCAGGCTTTAACAATAGATAGTACAAAATTAAAAGAAGAGCAACCTGAGCTGATTGAAAAGTACAGTAAAATTAGCAACAGAAAAGGCTATGTAAGAATTAAATGTAAATAA
- a CDS encoding helix-turn-helix domain-containing protein: protein MNKIMLTVKEASAITNIGVARLKMLMNEYPDFPYLKIGVKYLIIADKLVEWLNNHRGEVF, encoded by the coding sequence ATGAATAAAATAATGTTGACTGTTAAAGAGGCGTCAGCAATAACAAATATAGGTGTTGCTAGATTAAAAATGCTAATGAATGAGTACCCTGATTTTCCTTATTTGAAAATAGGTGTTAAATACCTAATAATCGCAGATAAACTTGTGGAATGGTTAAATAATCATAGAGGAGAGGTATTTTAA
- a CDS encoding DUF3310 domain-containing protein translates to MNYTVGNFIANGKGLENIELFSELYDEYCNYCDNHWYNKCSKKRFAMELNNYGVDVYAGTGNIRKIRLNRVRPDNVNQPNHYVIGDTGLECKDFISAWVGKGYYSVFCFCNVMKYLVRAEKKNKLEDYKKALKYLDMIIEAGADTIVLDIADIGIEDGTKEYTGVEWNEIILEITKGLSARQALSLDSVFRALADENYHLCRIRLADFIDMYRDTKVCRPPVPAK, encoded by the coding sequence ATGAATTATACAGTTGGAAATTTTATTGCTAATGGAAAAGGATTAGAAAACATTGAATTATTTAGTGAATTATATGATGAGTATTGTAATTATTGCGATAACCACTGGTATAACAAGTGTAGTAAAAAGAGATTTGCAATGGAATTAAATAATTATGGTGTAGATGTATATGCTGGAACTGGAAATATTAGAAAAATTAGATTAAATAGAGTTAGACCTGATAATGTGAATCAACCTAATCATTATGTGATTGGAGATACAGGACTTGAATGTAAGGATTTTATATCTGCTTGGGTTGGAAAAGGATATTATAGTGTTTTCTGTTTTTGTAACGTTATGAAATATCTAGTGAGAGCAGAAAAGAAAAATAAATTAGAAGACTATAAAAAAGCACTTAAATATTTGGATATGATAATTGAAGCAGGAGCAGATACTATTGTATTGGATATAGCGGATATAGGGATAGAAGACGGAACAAAAGAATATACAGGTGTTGAATGGAATGAGATTATTTTAGAAATAACTAAAGGATTAAGTGCTAGACAAGCATTATCTTTAGATAGTGTATTTAGAGCATTGGCAGATGAGAATTATCATTTATGTAGAATTAGACTTGCAGACTTTATAGATATGTATAGGGACACTAAGGTTTGTAGACCACCTGTACCTGCTAAATAA
- a CDS encoding phage/plasmid primase, P4 family — protein sequence MNKYIELQQGTKIPAHSLDTYTTDIDKIADGALLIPENVVVVDFDHVRDDLLRDVLDKYPTRAIKTERGEHFYYRVPQQMRLYNKNNIRTYNGLVADYKTGNGGKKAMAVVKQNRVMREIINAIELDNLPELPVDLYPIYSKNTSLEDLDDGDGRNSEIFSHIKILKDKKVSDTDIGRIVNFINNKVFKTPLPIDELKATIGSAMTGESNNNGKPSFYTIDEKGKQKLNLTAIEMYMREKLDIREYRNILFYIKDDKRYEKDTLNGTNIFREIRKTLEKENIVLNTKQDSEILHLIKTDFRIEEDKNKKYPIAFRNGWCLYRDQFIKQEKIFTPFYMDVDYDPSANDENVINFIKWFCKDDEGLITLFEEILGHILMLERFPHHIFFFVAGKGKNGKSTMLNMLNNWTDGLNSTTALDQFEKETYAYDLIGKIVNLGDDIDDTYIEKSRVIKVIAGGSKIKARALYTMPVDFKSTATLIFSCNNMPTFKDKSGGMARRVVCFPCNSNVEYGKIDLDLDDKLTTDSAKSTLLNLAIKGMKRIIANGGELTITETSKALTERYLIENDSIAMFFSETDVNKLCDDMENNTFTKLYSLYQMFCDENGYTPSGKNTLSKKLDEFGFESYTGAGNVRKIRPKKW from the coding sequence ATGAACAAATATATAGAATTACAACAAGGAACAAAAATACCTGCACATTCGTTAGACACGTACACTACAGATATTGATAAGATTGCGGATGGAGCATTACTTATTCCTGAAAATGTGGTTGTTGTGGATTTCGACCACGTTAGAGATGATTTATTGAGAGATGTATTAGATAAATACCCTACAAGAGCCATAAAAACTGAAAGAGGAGAACATTTCTATTACCGTGTACCACAACAAATGAGGCTTTATAACAAAAATAACATAAGAACTTATAATGGTTTAGTTGCAGACTACAAAACAGGAAATGGTGGAAAAAAGGCAATGGCTGTTGTAAAACAAAATAGAGTTATGAGAGAAATCATAAATGCTATTGAACTTGACAATTTACCCGAATTACCTGTTGACTTATACCCAATCTATAGTAAAAATACAAGTTTGGAAGACTTAGATGATGGTGATGGTAGAAATAGTGAAATATTTAGCCATATCAAAATCCTAAAGGATAAAAAAGTTAGTGATACTGACATAGGTAGAATAGTAAATTTCATAAATAATAAAGTGTTTAAAACACCACTACCCATTGATGAGTTAAAAGCAACAATCGGAAGTGCTATGACAGGTGAAAGTAACAACAATGGAAAACCTAGTTTTTATACAATAGATGAAAAAGGTAAACAAAAATTAAATCTAACTGCTATAGAGATGTATATGAGAGAAAAGTTAGATATACGAGAGTATAGGAACATATTGTTTTACATAAAAGATGATAAAAGGTATGAAAAAGACACATTAAATGGCACTAATATTTTCAGAGAAATTAGAAAAACACTAGAAAAAGAGAATATTGTGTTAAATACAAAACAGGATAGTGAAATACTACATTTAATAAAAACAGATTTTAGAATAGAAGAGGATAAGAATAAAAAATATCCTATTGCTTTTAGAAATGGTTGGTGCTTATATAGAGACCAGTTTATAAAACAAGAGAAGATATTTACCCCATTCTATATGGACGTTGACTATGACCCATCAGCAAACGATGAGAATGTAATTAATTTTATAAAATGGTTTTGTAAAGATGATGAGGGTTTGATTACATTATTTGAGGAAATATTAGGACATATCTTAATGTTAGAGCGTTTTCCACATCATATATTCTTTTTCGTTGCTGGTAAAGGAAAAAATGGTAAATCTACAATGTTGAATATGCTAAACAACTGGACAGATGGTTTAAATTCAACAACTGCACTAGACCAATTTGAAAAAGAAACCTATGCTTATGATTTAATTGGAAAAATCGTGAATCTAGGAGATGACATAGATGATACTTACATTGAAAAGAGTAGAGTTATAAAAGTTATTGCAGGTGGAAGTAAGATTAAAGCAAGAGCGTTATATACTATGCCTGTAGATTTTAAAAGTACAGCAACATTAATATTTAGTTGTAATAATATGCCAACTTTTAAGGACAAAAGTGGTGGTATGGCACGTAGAGTAGTATGTTTTCCTTGTAATAGCAATGTTGAATATGGAAAAATAGACCTTGATTTAGATGATAAATTAACCACAGACAGTGCAAAAAGTACATTATTGAATCTTGCAATAAAAGGTATGAAAAGAATAATAGCCAATGGTGGAGAACTTACAATAACAGAAACAAGTAAAGCACTAACTGAAAGATATTTAATTGAAAATGATAGTATAGCAATGTTTTTTAGTGAAACTGATGTTAATAAATTATGTGATGATATGGAAAACAATACATTTACAAAATTATATTCCTTATATCAAATGTTCTGCGATGAGAACGGATATACTCCAAGTGGCAAAAATACCCTTAGTAAGAAATTAGATGAATTTGGATTTGAAAGTTATACAGGTGCAGGTAATGTTAGAAAAATAAGACCAAAAAAGTGGTAG
- a CDS encoding AAA family ATPase has protein sequence MILPKNEPKKADVTPKNILIWGESMSGKTYLAKEFESPLIINTDGNATKIRTPSVFVKNFTEFSEVIAELEKGEHTYKTLIIDLIDDIETMLVNHICELAKVESLADIAFGKGFNKFNSVWKNLMMTLTQMNMNVIFISHIVEKMDGQTSYQAPALSQKCLNACMGRCDIVIKTQKIGNNYIRLCTNKREAYKEEDIQDKKVLEILKTIKNVFVK, from the coding sequence ATGATATTACCAAAAAATGAACCAAAAAAAGCAGATGTTACACCAAAGAATATACTTATATGGGGTGAAAGTATGTCAGGGAAGACTTATTTAGCAAAAGAGTTTGAATCACCACTTATAATCAATACTGATGGAAATGCAACAAAGATTAGAACACCTAGTGTATTTGTTAAGAATTTTACTGAATTTAGTGAAGTGATAGCTGAATTAGAAAAAGGAGAACATACCTATAAAACACTAATTATAGACCTAATTGATGATATTGAAACAATGTTAGTAAATCATATATGTGAACTTGCTAAGGTTGAAAGTTTAGCAGATATAGCCTTTGGTAAAGGGTTTAACAAGTTTAACAGTGTATGGAAAAATTTAATGATGACTCTAACACAAATGAATATGAATGTAATTTTTATATCTCATATAGTTGAGAAAATGGACGGACAAACAAGTTATCAAGCACCTGCACTAAGTCAAAAGTGTTTAAATGCTTGTATGGGTAGATGTGATATTGTAATTAAAACTCAAAAAATTGGTAATAATTATATAAGATTATGCACTAACAAGAGAGAAGCATACAAAGAAGAAGACATACAAGATAAAAAAGTATTGGAAATATTAAAAACTATAAAAAATGTATTTGTAAAATAA